Below is a window of Leucoraja erinacea ecotype New England chromosome 11, Leri_hhj_1, whole genome shotgun sequence DNA.
ATGTGTGCCTGGTTGGTAAACACTACAAGCTGCTTTCATAACTCGCATATGAGTATTGTACAAGTTAGCTTCAGGTTACTCAGGACAAGCAGACTATTTCAATGCACGATTCTTGTTCTGCTATCGTATTCCTATACTGGTATGTGTAAAGTATTCAAACTACATTCTACACAAGTTCAAAACTTGATATTAAGTTTTATTGGAAACAAACTAGTGATTCTGTAAAGATTCTAATATTAAAAACCAAAACAATGCTCCTATTTTCAGAACATTTCTCACAAGCTTGCAATTTTCTTTAAAGACACAGCCCCAGCAGGTATACCAAAAAATGCAAAGTTCAAttatctttgattgtaatttagaTTTTAGTCTTTAAAGGAAGTATTCAGGAAATTGTTTACAAATCAAGTTCGtaaaatgtgtttaagaaggaactgcagatgctggaaaatcgaaggtacacaaaaaagctggagaaactcagcgggtgcagcagcatctatggagcgaaggaaataggcaacgtttcaggccgaaacccttcttcagactgaagaaggtttcggcccgaaacgttgcctatttccttcgctccatagatgctgctgcacccgctgagtttctccagcttttttgtgtaccttcgtaaAATGTGTATTTTGTCAAAAAGTTGAAGGTGTTAATATATGAAACTGACCTCAGCAGCACGTGAGAAAATGGAACTTGAAACTGGACTGCCACTGTTTTGGTGCTAACCTGAATGGGTTTTgttttaaactaatttaaaccACTGCAACCATTTACATGCAAGGTCATGGTACAGTGGACTTAAAGCAAAGGTTTAGAATTTGCTGAAGACAAACTGGCTGCTCAACTTATAGCAACCACTACCCTCCACATCAGAAACACATAAGAATGATATATCTTCAATTCAAACAAAATGTAACTGTATTTAACAGTTGCAGAACATGTTCCTCTGCAAAATTATCAGCATGTCTATCATTTTTGCTGCTCAAACATCCCACTGTGTGACACCATCCTTTCTTTTCCCTCTACCAGTGTTGTGCAGGCCACTATGTGAACATTATAGTCATTCATGTCTATCATTTTTTGCTGCTCAAACATCCCACTGTGTGACACCATCCTTTCTTTTCCCTCTACCAGTGTTGTGCAGGCCACTATGTGAACATTATAGTCATTCCCTCCTACAAATTTCAGTAATCATACAATTAATTCTTGGCAAGACCTTTCCTGTTATCTGCAATTGAACAATTAAGTTGTCAAATGTTTTCAATTTATTACTTTCCAAAAATAACCAACTTTTGTTAACACAATACTTGACCCAATACTTGAACAACGCAATCACTGAAATTTCGTTAATAGCAGAAATTTACCAATTCCCACTGCTTCAATGCTCTTTGAAATTTAACTAAGttgaaagattttttttctatttaacAAATACAATACTGCAAACAAAAATGTGATCACTGTTGCCAGTCCATTCATGCATGTCTGTGAATTGCTATATTAAGACATCTAAACATTGTTAAAAGGGCACAAATAACAAAAAGATCAGGAAGTGATGAGAATAGCCAGCGAACTGATTAGATGTTTTGATGTCATCACTGAATCATTGGTCAGTTTGCTCTTCAATTTGAACTTCAGGATTTTGTTCCGTTTTAGTTTTCCGATAATCCTCAGCTTCCTTGtccaaaattatctttaaaataaagAACATTAATGTACCAACATCACTATTGTTTGAGGAAAAGTCTTTACTCCTTTGCCACACTGTTATCAGAGTTCAACAAAAAGATTGTAATGGAACTGAAATCTGAGAAAAACATCATATTCTTCAATGCATCTGTTAGGTAGCAAAGGTACAATTCATAAAGCACttcaaatgtcattgttctacccaccaatcacggggggggggggggggggggtttgtctcGGGGCCGCCGAGAGAATAAAGGGAGGCCTCCAGGACTAtaatgaatacttttgtaactttgtcagcatgttgtacgtggcgactctttgcatactttatgcaaaacaaagaatttcattgtacccaaggtatatgtgacaataaatatcattAAAACGTTGAATGCTTCTGACAAATTGGCAATAGCTCGATCAACTAGCAATCTCTTTTTTCAAATTTATTTCTGAGAGCAGTCTTAACCCATCACATGAATTTTCAATGTTCAGTTGTAGACATACCAATGATTTCCTTCAGTGTAAAATTAATAAAAGGTCCACAAACCAAGTAGATAATCATTAATATCCCATTTATTCACAGGACATAAGACTAAATTCATAATTTCAAATGACCATCCTTTTCAGTTTATGTCAGATTAGCTGTTCCTGATGCAAGGATATAAACGGATGGCAATAACTcagcatttccctccatagaagctgcctgccTTGTTGAACATTTCTAGCAATAGTTACATTCTGCATCCCAGTTCCAGTAGTTTCACTTTCTTGCCTCAGTATTTAACTCCTTACATTCATAAATCCTCCAGGCAGATCAACTACAATTACTAAGCCCATCACCACCGTCAGCTAAAATACAATGTGCATCATTTAATTAGTTTCCGACCAAACACAGATTCCTATTGCTCTCTCCAGACATCTCCTCCTGTGCAGACTGCAAAAAGCTTGTTTTAATTTGTTCTTCAAcgtcaatctgaaatgttaaccatgTTGTATCTTCCAcatatgatgcctgacctgctcgaTATTTCAAGAATTTTAAATCAGATTTCCAGCCCCAGCAGATTTTTTTAATAATCTGTTAACCATTTCTCTTCTGCACAGTCCATCTGCTGCAAATTTCActgttccagcatctacagttatttTTGTCCATCACAATGCACACTCAAAAGAAATGGTCCCAATACCTACCTCTGGGAAGAGCACAGCATCTCCCGCCAATCTGTTGAGCTACTGTTCACAATTACTCACTGCATTTCAGCCAATTTACTATCCACAATGCTCCTTCAATTTACAAAATGTCTTCATGAAATCCAAATTATTAAACTCCCCTCGGTATCCACTGCTTTAAGAAAATCAAGCCTACAGCAAGTTTTCCTACGTTTCATTAAATTTTTATTCCAAACAATACCAGCAAGGATATCTAggaacaatgcatttcgttgtctctgtaccgtacactgacaatgacaattaaattgaatctgaatctgaatctgaaatgggcCCTGGTGGTTCCCATGGACAAATGTCGACTCTTTTTGTAGTCAATTAAAATCTGGATAACTAGATGAACATATTGTGAATGAATACGTCTTCATCTGTCTAAACAAACTGAAGAATTACAATTAAATGCACAAAATAACGACAACGATTCCAGACATCAGAGGGCTCACCTTCAGTTTCTGATAATGAGGCAGACTGCTACAATGGGTTTTCTTTGCCACGTCCTCTTTTGTATAAAAGAGACAACAGAGTGTACAATAATATCCAGTCTTTGGAACCACGTAGTCTAGTCCTACAATTTAAAGAGACAAATGTTCAATGTTTACTTTTAAAGCAGCAATGAACAATCCCATGCACGCAAGCGGAGATGACATTACAAACTGAACCATGCATCATTTAAGCAGCATCAATCTCCAAATGGACTATCATTGATGCAAGCGTTAATACACCATAAGAATAGTGTTATGATGGATTTAAAATGCAGTAAAATTGCAAACTGTTTTAATTAAGATTGCAAATATTCTCAATAAGTGTGAGAAATCATGTTAAACAAACAGTAAGTAATGTGTTAAAGAATTGTGGTCTTGCAATTCTGCATttgataaataaatattttcctacctacaggaTTGTTGGGTTGATATGGTCCAAGTCGGTACTCATCTGGAGTAGGAGATCGTGATCGAGCACGCTTGTTTTCTGGTTCTACACAAGTCTCCCCTTGCATTTCATCAGTATCCATCTTATTTTCAGTCATATTTTCATcttgtttcagttcagttttttcACCACTATCTTTTTTGTCACTATGTTCTGCTCTTTTTGTCTTGACGATCTTTCCCCTCTTTCGACCACGTTTTCGTTTAGGTTTGTCTACTTCCTCCTCTTTTTGCTCGTTGGTGTCCTCTGATTTCTCTGTTACAATACTTGCATCGGCTTCATTCTCCACTTTACTAATGTCATTTGCACAAGATGTCAGATCTTCCAGATCCAAATTCCCAGCATCTACATCACCAACCTCATCCACAGTTACAAATTCATCTATGTTTTCAGGAAAGCACGCTTCCTTCAACTCCTATAGAACATCAATATTAATGTATGAAACGCCTAGAATCTCTGCTTCAGCCACTACGCAACATTACTggcaaacatgattttaatagtCAATATCTAATTAATATCTTCTAAAAGACAAGATCCCGATTATTTCTAAATGTAATTGTCTGTGCTTGGCCTCTTCCCTTCAATATCAAAAGCTTCTGCCAATAGGCAAGTATGTTTCCTTTACAAACAAGTGAGTTATGGGAAAAGATATGATGAAAAGGAAACAAGGAAACAAACAATATAagactagtgtttaagaaggaactgcagatgctggaaaatcgaaggtacacaaaaatgctggagcaactcagcgggtgccgcagcatctatggagcgaaggaaataggcaacgtttcgggccttccTCAGACTAGTATTGAGTTGAAAGTAGATCTGACCCAGGTGGATTGGAATTAATAATtaatagatatagaaacatagaaaataggtgcaggagtaggccattcggcccttcgagcctgcgaaccattcaatatgatcatggctgatcatccaactcagtatcctgtacattctgtggcagagaattccagatattcaccactgtgtgaaaaatgtttttctcaaataAAGCAGAATGTACAAAAGGGCAGGTCATTCCCAGCAAAATACCTAATCGTAGAATTGATAACAACTGATGCTAATTATTTTGAGTGAAAGTCTAAAATATTCAACACTACTACTGGAGAGCTAAAATCAAACAATGGGTGCTAACAAGTTAATAATAACTAGACAACGACCtgcacagtttaaaaatatttaactCGAGCTGGAAAAAAATACCTGGGATGATATCTGTTGATTTATTTCGCTCTTTTCAATAACTGATGCCTGTTTCAAAACAAAATATGTCTCTTTTTTAATTTCCAGATAGAAATACAAGAAGAATTACGAACATAAGAAATAAGAgatagcccttcgagcctgctctgccatttatcAAAATCATGGTTGATTTTCTAGCTCGGCACCATCTTAATATCCAGACATCTGTCAACCTTGGTTTTGCATGAACTTGGTAACCAAGCCTTCCTAGCCTtgaatagagaattccaaagactcaccactctcaaagGACAAATTGCTGCTTACTTCACTCCCAGGTGGCTGATCATCATTCTGAGAATGACAACCTACTTTTAGACCCATAAACAGGCAAAGCCTCATACCTGCATCCTGTCTGTTGAGACAGAGGTCTGCATACACCTCCATTAGCCCCGTCTAGTGTATTTGGTGCTCCGTGACCTTGACATTGGCAAGATCAAACATAGACAAGGCGACTGTTTCGACAAGCACTTGTGCTTCGTCTGccgaggcctactggatctcccagttgctaaccattttaacaccccttcctatttccatactgacatttctgtcctgggcttcctcaatTGCCATAGTTAGGCCACACATaaactggaggaacggcacctcatattctgcttggataaCCTACAACccaattgtatgaacattgaattctccattttcagGTAACTGATCCACAACACTCCCATCCCCACCCATCATTTCCCCATTCCACACCTGGATGCACAACCGTTTCTCTTTTTCTccttcgtaagtgataggagcagaattaggcaattcggcccattgtctactccgccattcaaacatggccgtctatctgtctctctcagcccctttctcctgccttcttcccataacccgacacctgtgtcaatcaagaatctatctgtgccttaaaaatatccattgacttggcctccacagcacaaacctctctctttctccctcccctcacatctgcctatccccttccatctatattccttcctctgacttcacatctcacatttgtcttttcatctttggcctttgtccaaccatctgccaatcaaaccccctcacctgtatccatctttgccagactttgttcccccccccacccaccccatatTCCAGCTTTCGCTTGTGCTACTAATATCACTCTGAgggggtcacaacctgaaacgttgccatgttctccaaagatgttgcctccagcactttgtgtcttttttagatcTGTCTAATCCTGCTCATGCTTTGCCTTGGTATTAAATACTCAACCCATgtagtgtgggaaagaactgcagatgttggtttaaatcataggtagacacaaaatgctggagcaactcagcgggacaggaagtagctctggaaagaaggaatgggtgacgcctcgggtcgagacccttcctcagtttgATTACATTACACCTACTCTGTGTGCTCTCATGTTTTGACCATCCTGTGTGCGACCTTATAGAAAGCTTCTGAAATGCACTACATCAACCTGTTCCCCTTAATTACTCTATTTGCCATATCCTCAAAGAAATATATCCATAGTTTTACCGGCTCAGTTGTTTCTGATGTGTCTTGCATGTTCATTTCCATATCCATTTTGGAATTTGCTTCCACCAAGTCAGATGCTTCCATCTCATCCCCTGGTTCCTTCGGCAAACCTTCTTGGTCAGTTTCACTGCCAGATTCACTAGTGCAGAGCTCCTCACCAATATTTTCTTCAAGCTCCACATCACTCTCAACAACTGCAATTGCTTCTTCGTCTGAAACTTCCTTTCCTTCAGATTTAATTTCTTGTTTGGTATCTCCTGCAATGTTCTTCTTAATTTCACTTGAAGGCAAACTTTCAGAGGTTTCCTGCTCTCCTTTATCACCATCATCTTTTGGATGGGTCCTTGATTTGCTAGGTTGTTTTTTCTTAAGAGGACTCCGGGAACGTCGTCGTCTTCTAAgagtgaaacaaatattaaaaatgtgtactagATCTATTTCTGGTaaccaattcaatttaattgcagACAATCTTATGTGCTGAAATGACTTAGCTGAACCTAAATTGCAAGTTTCCAAAATATTTGCAGCAGTTAGTGATCAAAACATGACCCATGATTTATCAGCTTATAGGTgtgggccattcggcacttcgagccagcaccgccattcaatgtgatcatccccaatcagtaccccgttcctgccttctccccatatcccctgactccactatctttaagagccctatctagctctctgttgaaagtatccagagaaccggcctccaccgccatctgaggcagagaattccactgactcacaactggcttaccccttattcttaaactgtggcccctggttctggactctcccaacatcaggaacatgtctcctgcctctagcatgtccaaaccctttataatcttatatgtttcaataagatcccctctcatccgtctaaacttcagggtgtacaagcccagctgctccattctcttagcagtAAAAGATGTTGACAGCTTAGCACTAAAAGATGTTGACAGGAAACAAGTTAAAGCCGGAAACTAGAAACAGAATATATTTGGCACGTGCCATTACTCTAACCTCGCATCCATATTAATCAGAAACTATCACAAAGTACTTTGGCTGCCGATTTCTCAGGTTCTCACATTGATACTCTTCATCTGACtcttaattggctttaaacattgaTTTCCAAACACATTACAGAAAAATGCACTTGATAAAAGATTTACCTATCTGCGTCATCCTGTTCTCTCAATACTTCCAGAACCTTAATGCTCGGTTTCTGAAATAAACAAAAAGAGTTAATCATCGTAAGATTTGGACAACTGCAGAGAACTTTGTTATTTTACTTTCAAACCCAGTTGCTAGAATCATGTAGTCATACAATAAGAAATGTTGTATTCGGTCCAGCTCTTTTAAATGTGTTTAAAATATTGATATTGCACCTGTCCCAACTACTCCCTCTGAagatcattccacatacccactgccatctgtgtgaaaatgttgccaatcaggttcctattaaatctgtactCTCCCACCTTAAACTGTTCTCTAGGTCCTCATTGCTCTACCAGAGGAAaacactgcattcaccctatctattcttcaCATGCTTTTACTccaatataagatcacccctccgccTCCTACTCTTCCATGAATAAAATCCTAGGCTGCCGATGTGtccttgtagctcaggccctggcaCATTTTTCTCTGCATCGTTCCAGCTAAATGGTATCCATTCTACAGCAGAATACCAAAGTTTTGCACGATACTCCAAGTGAAAACCTCACCAACGTCAATACAACTGTTACATATTGTGTCAACTTCTATGCTCTATGACTGATGAGGACCAgcatgccaaaaacctttttcaccctctATCTACCCGGGACTCCACTCTTAGATAACTATGGACTTTGAAACATAGTTCATGTTTCACTTAAACAAAAAGGATCAATTTCCCTTGGAAGAGGAATAGACCATCACATCTTAAGACACCTTTTGCAGGAGAGACAACACTTGTCCTGTTACTTCTTCCTTTCCCATTTCATGATGTCTCAATTAGAATTGTTACTAAACTATGGAAGAAAGATCTCAAGAGAAACCAAGACctgtgatggtggaaagttatTTTGTAATATTCTATAGGAAGGTCATGGTCTAGAGGGAACTGTGAGGGAATTACAAGAGAGTTGGTTTCAGCCTATGAAAGATAGTAGTGAGTTtagaagttttcaagagagttagatttagcttagtgctaacagaatcaagggatatgggaaaaagcaggaacagggtactgattttggatgatcagccatgatcatattgaagcttgaagggccgaatggcctattcctgtatctattttctatgtttaatgacAAAGTTTGGGTTAGTCTTCAATGGACAGAATGCTGCAAGCTGAGATGAATGTAGGTTGGAGGGAATAACGCAAGTGGAAAAATAGTATCCATTGACATTTCAAAAgatcaagagaaaacaaaaaacggaAGACGTCCAGGTGCATCGGGAAACATGAAAGCAGAGCAATGCTACTGTATGCGGTGAAAACTCCATGAAACGTGAAAGCAGAGAGCAATGCTAATGTAGGTGGTGACAACTCCATGCCAAAGAAATAGTgtgctgtttccttgctgcattttAAAACATTCTGTAGCGTTTCCCAATTCAGAGGATTGTTAATCAATCCTCAACTCCCTCACTCTTCCAAATGCCACCCGAGCTACAAGTATTTACTTATTTTTCAGACTTTCTGCTGTACTTTGCTTTTGAAATATTAAAAGCCAAATCAAAGAACAACACTGAACATTTAGAAAGGCATCACTTGCCTTTAGGAAGgcatcccgcctgcaactggtccaaaacgccgcatcGAGACGCCTGACGGGCactcgaaaaagggaccacatcaccccgatcctggcctctctccactggctccctgtgcggttccgtatacatttcaagaccttcctctatgtctacaaagccctcaatgggcttgccccctcctacattaaaagtcttctcacccaccactccatctccaggtccctcagattggctgacttggggctactgaataccccgcggtctaggcataagcttaggggcgaccgcgcctttgcagctcctagactgtggaacagcatcccccttcccatcagaactgcccccatcaactcctttaagtcaagactaaaaacctaTCTAtattcccaagcctttcctggcgTCCACttagcgagggctatatgtatgtagtttgtttgtttatattattcttataacaaatgtaaagcactttggccaacgagagttgttttttaaatgtgctatataaataaatgcgacttgacttgacttataaaGACAGACATGTAATCATATAACTGTTTTCACCAACTCAGGAAGCCCCAGaaaactttattccttttcaAGGTTTATTCCTTACCTTCAGTACAAGAGTTTTATATTTCTGAGATGGATCCACGGTTACCTTTCTACCTCGAAATATTAAAGGTGTTTTCTTGTAGTGTTTAACCATGTCTATCATGCATTTCTTTGACTCCATCTCCAGAAATGCCTGTTAATTACAGCATTAACATAATCAGGAGAAAGTCTGAAGATTAATTACAGTATCTCTTACATTTCGGTATGCTAAAATAATCAGATACATCCTTGCCACTTTCTTATTCTCTTACATCCCCACCCCTCCGTTAATCATAGTATTTTCTGGACAGGGGCAATATAAAATATACCATAAATGTTCATGATAGGTATTATCAACACACCCTTGCCTTCCATAAAAATAAATACTGTGATGATACCTGGTTCCGGAGTCTCATCACAATATAATTGAGCACTTTCCCAAAGTTGGCACCAACTTTCACAACATCAGCATCTGAGTATCCAGAGGGAGGGAGATTCTGCAGAAGTGCAACCCTTCCACCACTCCGGTGGTCTTGTTTTTGCTTCTGGGAGGAAAAACAATATTAGAAAAAgaattggaggtacacaaaaatgctggagaaactcagcgggtgcagcagcatctatggagcgaaggaaataggtgacgtttctggccgaaacccttcttcagactgatagggggtggggggggggaagaaggaatgaaaaaggggaggagcccgagggcagggggatgggaggtgacagctcgagggttaaggaaggggaggagacagcaaaggactagcaaaattgggagaattcaatgttcatgcccgccgggtgcaggctacccaggcggaatatgaggtgctgttcctccaatttccggtgttgctcactctggcaatggaggagacccaggacacagaggtcagattgggaatgggagggggagttgaagtgctgagccaccgggagttcaggtaggttattgcggtctgagcagaggtgttcggcgaaacaatcgcccaacctccgcttagtctcaccgatgtaaatcagctgacatctagagcagcggatgcagtagatgaggttggaggagatacaggtgaacctttgtcgcacctggaacgactgcttgggtccttgaatggagtcgagaggggaggtaaagggacaggtgttgcatttcttgcaacaggttgcaacggaaagtgcccggggagggggtggtacgggagggaagggaagaattgacaagggagttgcggagggagcggtctttgcggaaggcagacatggggggagatgggaagatgtggcgagtggtggggtcacgttggaggtggcaaaaatggccAAGggtgatttgttgtatttgctggctggtggggtgaaaggtgaggactagggggactctgcctttgttgcgagtgcggggatggggagagagagcgcagtgttgtggggtatggaagagaccgggttgcgagcctcatctatggtggaggaggggaatccccgttccctgaagagcgtggacatttccgatgccctggtgtggaacgtctcatcctgggagcaaacGCGGCgtcgacggaggaattgggagtagggggatggagtccttacagggggcagggtgtgaagacgtgtagtccagatagccatgcgaGTCAGAATTGTTCAACTCCCAAATCTTCATGTTTGAGATAATTTCTATGAAGGCGTTATGCAAGATAGAACGGCCCCTCCCCACATATTTGCCTCAGATGGATGTATCCAACCCATTACCAATCATAACGTTGCAATAGCATCAACATAAGTAACTTCAACAACAAActcaaacacttttttttttttaaatactgattTAAAAGCAAGAAACAATTTGGCTAAAGCATTCACCAACAGATGATCCATTTGAGTTACCTTCAAATCTATTTCTTTGTATTTGTGAGACATATCCACTCGGATCTTCTTGCCATAAAGAATTGCTGGCCTCGTGCTGTAAAAGGCAACTGCCGTTTGTGCTTGTCCACTTGTGGCCATTTCCACAAACCCCTACATTTtagattttttaaaacaaaatgctcGTGATGATGATCAACATTCAGCTACAGATGTCATCCATAAGTAGAAACTACGGATAATAGCGGTAGGTattgcacatttaaaaatacatcatCAGCAAGGCAAATTTAATTGCATCTTTAAAATTGCAAACATTATACACGTTCAGAAACTGTGACAGCAGTCAGATTACTATCACATAATTACATCTGGCTTAATCTGATTCACACATTTTTCTGCCAGAAGTGCC
It encodes the following:
- the LOC129701871 gene encoding matrin-3-like isoform X2, translating into MSLDGAQQDHGRGMKKDTHNIGFFAADQSANPHAHLGRMSQGARMGGYMNFGRGQAVGLQGMGQGQQNIMFSGGGPSRSSGSLPSLFDVGSRNQTSLAAQKRIDADRASNILATFGLSSRDLDELSRYPEEKLTPDSLPDILMQLKRKRNDDGASLNYGRGDSSPREDRSFRASRSDWEEERCFRNTFEGREPDADSVVNYDHGSSRESSFRYYDRKDYEPERLRGDDFRRDDMRLSDPMYKYDSDYGKMGPSPSRGQERSLFERKRGSPSLSNINDYHGFLPAMFPHLCSLCDVTVHSVKEWNQHKHEPAHKRRCLLLLEIYPQWVPDNVPPSRTNPAVRQSTLAPDAASAILAAIRQLDALDPHGGIRKGQMQNKRIVAMDDSGRVVHMTELPKGKCKVKDILKLAQPFGIITKYLFLNTKHEGFVEMATSGQAQTAVAFYSTRPAILYGKKIRVDMSHKYKEIDLKQKQDHRSGGRVALLQNLPPSGYSDADVVKVGANFGKVLNYIVMRLRNQAFLEMESKKCMIDMVKHYKKTPLIFRGRKVTVDPSQKYKTLVLKKPSIKVLEVLREQDDADRRRRRSRSPLKKKQPSKSRTHPKDDGDKGEQETSESLPSSEIKKNIAGDTKQEIKSEGKEVSDEEAIAVVESDVELEENIGEELCTSESGSETDQEGLPKEPGDEMEASDLVEANSKMDMEMNMQDTSETTEPASVIEKSEINQQISSQELKEACFPENIDEFVTVDEVGDVDAGNLDLEDLTSCANDISKVENEADASIVTEKSEDTNEQKEEEVDKPKRKRGRKRGKIVKTKRAEHSDKKDSGEKTELKQDENMTENKMDTDEMQGETCVEPENKRARSRSPTPDEYRLGPYQPNNPVGLDYVVPKTGYYCTLCCLFYTKEDVAKKTHCSSLPHYQKLKIILDKEAEDYRKTKTEQNPEVQIEEQTDQ
- the LOC129701871 gene encoding matrin-3-like isoform X1; this encodes MSLDGAQQDHGRGMKKDTHNIGFFAADQSANPHAHLGRMSQGARMGGYMNFGRGQAVGLQGMGQGQQNIMFSGGGPSRSSGSLPSLFDVGSRNQTSLAAQKRIDADRASNILATFGLSSRDLDELSRYPEEKLTPDSLPDILMQLKRKRNDDGASLNYGRGDSSPREDRSFRASRSDWEEERCFRNTFEGREPDADSVVNYDHGSSRESSFRYYDRKDYEPERLRGDDFRRDDMRLSDPMYKYDSDYGKMGPSPSRGQERSLFERKRGSPSLSNINDYHGFLPAMFPHLCSLCDVTVHSVKEWNQHKHEPAHKRRCLLLLEIYPQWVPDNVPPSRTNPAVRQSTLAPDAASAILAAIRQLDALDPHGGIRKGQMQNKRIVAMDDSGRVVHMTELPKGKCKVKDILKLAQPFGIITKYLFLNTKHEGFVEMATSGQAQTAVAFYSTRPAILYGKKIRVDMSHKYKEIDLKKQKQDHRSGGRVALLQNLPPSGYSDADVVKVGANFGKVLNYIVMRLRNQAFLEMESKKCMIDMVKHYKKTPLIFRGRKVTVDPSQKYKTLVLKKPSIKVLEVLREQDDADRRRRRSRSPLKKKQPSKSRTHPKDDGDKGEQETSESLPSSEIKKNIAGDTKQEIKSEGKEVSDEEAIAVVESDVELEENIGEELCTSESGSETDQEGLPKEPGDEMEASDLVEANSKMDMEMNMQDTSETTEPASVIEKSEINQQISSQELKEACFPENIDEFVTVDEVGDVDAGNLDLEDLTSCANDISKVENEADASIVTEKSEDTNEQKEEEVDKPKRKRGRKRGKIVKTKRAEHSDKKDSGEKTELKQDENMTENKMDTDEMQGETCVEPENKRARSRSPTPDEYRLGPYQPNNPVGLDYVVPKTGYYCTLCCLFYTKEDVAKKTHCSSLPHYQKLKIILDKEAEDYRKTKTEQNPEVQIEEQTDQ
- the LOC129701871 gene encoding matrin-3-like isoform X3 encodes the protein MSLDGAQQDHGRGMKKDTHNIGFFAADQSANPHAHLGRMSQGARMGGYMNFGRGQAVGLQGMGQGQQNIMFSGGGPSRSSGSLPSLFDVGSRNQTSLAAQKRIDADRASNILATFGLSSRDLDELSRYPEEKLTPDSLPDILMQLKRKRNDDGASLNYGRGDSSPREDRSFRASRSDWEEERCFRNTFEGREPDADSVVNYDHGSSRESSFRYYDRKDYEPERLRGDDFRRDDMRLSDPMYKYDSDYGKMGPSPSRGQERSLFERKRGSPSLSNINDYHGFLPAMFPHLCSLCDVTVHSVKEWNQHKHEPAHKRRCLLLLEIYPQWVPDNVPPSRTNPAVRQSTLAPDAASAILAAIRQLDALDPHGGIRKGQMQNKRIVAMDDSGRVVHMTELPKGKCKVKDILKLAQPFGIITKYLFLNTKHEGFVEMATSGQAQTAVAFYSTRPAILYGKKIRVDMSHKYKEIDLKKQKQDHRSGGRVALLQNLPPSGYSDADVVKVGANFGKVLNYIVMRLRNQAFLEMESKKCMIDMVKHYKKTPLIFRGRKVTVDPSQKYKTLVLKKPSIKVLEVLREQDDADRRRRRSRSPLKKKQPSKSRTHPKDDGDKGEQETSESLPSSEIKKNIAGDTKQEIKSEGKEVSDEEAIAVVESDVELEENIGEELCTSESGSETDQEGLPKEPGDEMEASDLVEANSKMDMEMNMQDTSETTEPELKEACFPENIDEFVTVDEVGDVDAGNLDLEDLTSCANDISKVENEADASIVTEKSEDTNEQKEEEVDKPKRKRGRKRGKIVKTKRAEHSDKKDSGEKTELKQDENMTENKMDTDEMQGETCVEPENKRARSRSPTPDEYRLGPYQPNNPVGLDYVVPKTGYYCTLCCLFYTKEDVAKKTHCSSLPHYQKLKIILDKEAEDYRKTKTEQNPEVQIEEQTDQ